Proteins from a single region of Engystomops pustulosus chromosome 5, aEngPut4.maternal, whole genome shotgun sequence:
- the LOC140133766 gene encoding serum paraoxonase/arylesterase 2-like: MGALLKLTIIGVLLAALGERLVQFSHRINLFREIAPVDLPNCQLLKGIEYGAEDIEILPNGLAFISSGLKYPGIVHFAPENPGEIFLLDLNDEKLRPSSLRISKGFDLSTFNPHGISTYIDEKDDSVYLFVVNHPHYKSTVEIFRFAEEENVLVHLKTIRHSALHSVNDVVAVGPESFYATNDYYFTDFIMRIVEMFIGLRWTNVVYYSPGDVRQVATGFYSANGIAMSSDKKFIYVADVTGHTVNIFEKHEDWSLSPVKVVQLDCLLDNLFVDPATGDVWTGAHPNGFKLLIYNTEDVPGSEIIRIQNIHSDHPTVTTVYANNGSVIQASTVAAVYDNKLLMGTIFHRALYCEL; this comes from the exons ATGGGGGCTCTGCTCAAACTGACCATTATTGGGGTGCTCCTGGCTGCTCTGGGGGAGAGGCTGGTGCAGTTCAG CCATCGAATCAACCTCTTCCGAGAGATCGCCCCCGTGGACCTTCCTAATTGCCAACTCCTGAAAGGGATCG AATATGGCGCTGAAGATATAGAGATCCTTCCCAATGGTTTGGCCTTCATCAGCTCC GGTCTGAAATATCCTGGAATTGTACACTTTGCCCCGGAAAACCCAGGAGAAATATTCCTTCTCGATTTGAACGATGAAAAGCTCCGCCCCTCATCACTGCGCATCAGTAAAGGGTTTGACCTGTCCACATTTAACCCTCATGGAATCAGCACCTACATTGATGAGAAGG ATGACTCTGTCTACCTCTTCGTGGTGAATCATCCTCATTACAAGTCTACTGTGGAAATATTTAGATTTGCAGAGGAGGAAAATGTTCTTGTGCACCTGAAAACCATTAGACACTCAGCGCTGCACAG CGTCAATGACGTTGTTGCTGTAGGACCTGAAAGCTTCTATGCCACTAATGATTATTACTTTACGGACTTCATCATGAGAATTGTCGAGATGTTCATTGGGTTAAGGTGGACAAATGTGGTGTATTACAGTCCAGGAGATGTCAGACAAGTCGCAACCGGATTCTACAGCGCCAATGGGATTGCAATGTCAAGTGACAAAAA GTTCATCTATGTcgctgatgtcactggtcacacagTTAATATCTTTGAAAAACATGAAGACTGGTCACTGTCTCCAGTAAAG GTGGTGCAGTTGGATTGTCTCCTGGATAACCTTTTCGTGGACCCGGCTACAGGAGACGTCTGGACTGGGGCTCATCCAAATGGCTTTAAATTGTTAATATACAACACTGAAGACGTTCCGGGGTCAGAG atTATCCGGATCCAGAACATTCACTCGGACCACCCCACCGTGACCACCGTCTACGCCAACAACGGCTCCGTTATCCAAGCTTCCACCGTTGCCGCAGTATATGATAATAAACTTCTCATGGGGACAATATTTCACAGAGCTTTGTACTGTGAACTGTAA